In the Actinomycetes bacterium genome, CGTACACCTACCTGTCGCTGCGCCGCGAGGACGGCTACCCACTGGAGTCCGGCTCGCTCATCACGAGCACCGGGCTCGCGTTCCCGGTCGAGCGCTTCGACGAGCACGTGGCCGAGCAGCACGTGGAGCACTCGAACGCGCTGCACGCCTGGCTGCGCGGCTCCGGCCCGTACGTCGTCGGCCCGCTGGCCCGGTACTCGCTCAACCACGACGTGCTCACCGACGTGGCCAAGGAGGCCGCAGCGGCGGCCGGGCTCGGCGACACCTGCCGCAACCCGTTCCGGTCCATCGTGGTGCGCGCCGTGGAGCTGGTGGAGGCCTGCCAGGTCGCGCTGCGGGTCGTGGACAGCTGGCGGGGCGCGCCGGTCCCGGCGGTGCCGGTCGAGCCGCGGGCAGGGGTCGGATACGGCGGCACCGAGGCGCCGCGCGGGCTGCTCATCCACCGCTACCGGCTGGCTGAGGACGGCACCATCGAGGACGCCGTCATCATCCCGCCGACGTCGCAGAACCAGCCGAGCATCGAGGCGGACCTGCGCGGCTTCGTGCAGGACCGGCTCGACCTGCCCGACGACGAGCTGACCCGCCAGTGCGAGCAGGCCATCCGCAACTACGACCCGTGCATCTCGTGTGCGACCCACTTCCTCGACCTGCACGTGGACCGGACATGACCCTCGTCATCGGCGTCGGCAACCCGGACCGTGGTGACGACGGCGTCGGGCCGGTGGTGGCGGCCCGGGTGGCCGCGCTCGGCCTGCCCGGCGTCCGCGTGCTCCCCCTGGTCGACCCGGGCCGGCTGATCGACGCGTGGGACGGCGAGTCGGACGTGGTCGTCGTCGACGCCGTCCGGGTGGAACCCGGCGACGGCCCCCGGGTGGTCACGCTGCGGGTCGACCAGGGCCCACTGCCGGGCTGGGCGACCTGCGGCGGCACCCACGCGTTCAGCGTGGCGTCGGCGGTCGAGCTGTCCCGGGCGCTGCGTCGGCTGCCCCAGAACCTGGTGGTCGTTGGGGTGGCCGGCTGCGACTTCGGCACCGGGCACGGGCTGTCGGCGGACGTGCGCGGCCGGGTCGACTCGGCCGTGGAGTCCGTGCGGGCCGCCGTCCACGGCTTCGGCGCCGACGGTCGCGATGCCCACGGCGCGGCCGGGGACGAGGTGCGCTGATGTGCCTGGGCCGGCCCTGCCGCGTCGTCGAGGTGCCCGGCGACGGGACGGTCGTCGTCGACGACGCCGGCCGGTC is a window encoding:
- a CDS encoding Ni/Fe hydrogenase subunit alpha — its product is MTHRLTGDGRVLSVDTLARVEGEGAMHVQVHGGTVTDVQLQIFEPPRFFEAFLRGRAYTEPPDITARICGICPVAYQMSACNAIEQACGVVVPEEIRQLRRLLYCGEWIESHALHVYLLHAPDFLGYPGAVEMARDYRELVEQGLRLKKAGNQLLELIGGRAIHPVNVRIGGFYRLPTPAELRDFRPVLEQALADSIATVQAVAGFETPDFEQPYTYLSLRREDGYPLESGSLITSTGLAFPVERFDEHVAEQHVEHSNALHAWLRGSGPYVVGPLARYSLNHDVLTDVAKEAAAAAGLGDTCRNPFRSIVVRAVELVEACQVALRVVDSWRGAPVPAVPVEPRAGVGYGGTEAPRGLLIHRYRLAEDGTIEDAVIIPPTSQNQPSIEADLRGFVQDRLDLPDDELTRQCEQAIRNYDPCISCATHFLDLHVDRT
- a CDS encoding hydrogenase maturation protease; this encodes MTLVIGVGNPDRGDDGVGPVVAARVAALGLPGVRVLPLVDPGRLIDAWDGESDVVVVDAVRVEPGDGPRVVTLRVDQGPLPGWATCGGTHAFSVASAVELSRALRRLPQNLVVVGVAGCDFGTGHGLSADVRGRVDSAVESVRAAVHGFGADGRDAHGAAGDEVR